One Arcobacter arenosus DNA window includes the following coding sequences:
- a CDS encoding Crp/Fnr family transcriptional regulator yields the protein MKNDEILNSLKHTMNSYYPLSEETWKELNKILTIRKIKKDEYAFHFNEKINAISYVYKGLFRVFAVNQKGEEFNKNFFWETRVYGDMIALLQDKETQTSIQALEDSIVVEITHDKYRQLLYKYDDLKMYHIYYLEKHWIFQKDNISYSLVLEDAYDRYKRFLKEYGHIEKRLSQYHIASYLGISPTHLSRIKKYS from the coding sequence ATGAAAAATGATGAGATACTTAACAGTTTAAAACATACTATGAATTCTTACTATCCTTTAAGTGAAGAAACTTGGAAGGAATTAAACAAAATACTTACTATTAGAAAAATTAAAAAAGATGAATATGCATTTCATTTCAATGAAAAAATAAATGCTATATCATATGTTTATAAAGGATTATTTAGAGTTTTTGCTGTAAATCAAAAAGGGGAAGAGTTTAACAAAAACTTCTTTTGGGAAACAAGAGTTTATGGTGATATGATTGCACTATTACAGGATAAGGAGACTCAAACCTCAATACAAGCATTGGAAGACTCAATTGTTGTTGAAATTACCCATGATAAATATAGACAATTACTTTATAAATATGATGATTTAAAAATGTATCACATTTATTATTTAGAGAAACATTGGATATTTCAAAAGGATAATATCAGTTATTCTTTAGTTTTAGAAGATGCCTATGATAGATATAAGAGGTTTTTAAAAGAGTATGGTCATATAGAAAAAAGATTATCTCAATACCATATCGCTTCATATCTTGGAATTAGCCCTACTCATTTAAGTAGGATAAAAAAGTATTCTTAA
- a CDS encoding DMT family transporter, which translates to MNENIKAHILVLIATVLIALSFIISGKLSGVIHPISLTLFRFVLAFFALLPFILMKKKLREKIKNSFLKGLKISLFYSLYFILLFKALEYTSALNTATLFTLVPLITAFFAGFVFKDKLNIYKLMTYFVGMIGTLIVIFDGSIEAMIKLTFNYGDIIFLFGVLSMALYSISVKYFYEENDNSLVLTLMTLFGGIIWMSIALFVLDVSLQWEKIEDNYLFYMLYLSIGATLFTVFLYQKATITLGPNKVMAYVYLNPAVVALFMYIFEAEKINIFMFMGIILSILATISLLKQNGYKKLD; encoded by the coding sequence TTGAATGAAAATATAAAAGCACATATTTTAGTATTAATTGCAACAGTTTTAATAGCTTTGTCATTTATAATCTCAGGGAAATTATCTGGTGTTATACATCCTATCTCTCTTACTTTATTTAGATTTGTATTAGCTTTTTTTGCTTTATTACCTTTTATTTTAATGAAAAAGAAATTAAGAGAAAAAATAAAAAATAGTTTTTTAAAAGGTCTTAAAATCAGTCTTTTCTATAGTTTATATTTTATTCTTTTATTTAAAGCTTTAGAATATACAAGTGCATTAAATACAGCTACTTTATTTACGTTAGTTCCACTAATAACTGCTTTTTTTGCAGGATTTGTATTTAAAGACAAATTAAATATATATAAGTTAATGACATATTTTGTGGGTATGATTGGTACGCTAATAGTTATTTTTGATGGAAGTATAGAAGCTATGATTAAACTTACTTTTAATTATGGGGATATTATATTTTTATTTGGAGTTTTATCTATGGCTTTATATTCTATTAGTGTAAAGTATTTTTATGAAGAAAATGACAACAGTTTAGTTTTGACTTTGATGACTTTATTTGGTGGAATTATTTGGATGAGTATTGCTTTATTTGTTTTAGATGTATCTTTACAGTGGGAAAAGATTGAAGATAATTATCTTTTTTATATGTTATATTTATCTATAGGGGCAACTTTATTTACTGTGTTTTTATATCAAAAAGCAACAATAACTCTTGGCCCAAATAAAGTGATGGCGTATGTATATTTAAATCCTGCAGTTGTTGCCTTATTTATGTATATTTTTGAGGCTGAGAAAATTAATATATTTATGTTTATGGGAATTATATTGTCTATTTTAGCTACTATATCTTTATTAAAACAAAATGGATATAAGAAGTTAGATTAG
- a CDS encoding DNA-processing protein DprA → MTKELSNTITELSNMKKTPKTLYYRGDLELLKKRKVSIVGTRKPSKYTNLITHKIAIELKNRDVAVISGGAIGVDAIAHKAASSENTIAVVANGLDIKYPAINKKLLDEIEKNGLVLSAYKDGEKARNYTFVQRNEIVVALGEVLIVTQADEKSGSLTSVKYALEMGKKVYTIPHRLNESLGTLKLVEKGLIEVIYDLDKFLDRFGKVKKVEDEFTLFLNSFPSYEEAISKYSNKIFEYELEGKIKIENGKVFLI, encoded by the coding sequence AAAACTCCAAAAACTTTATATTATAGGGGAGATTTAGAACTTCTAAAAAAAAGAAAAGTCTCCATTGTAGGTACTAGAAAACCTTCAAAATATACAAATTTAATCACCCATAAAATTGCAATTGAATTAAAAAATAGAGATGTTGCTGTAATTAGTGGTGGAGCAATTGGTGTTGATGCAATTGCCCATAAAGCAGCTTCAAGTGAAAATACCATTGCAGTGGTAGCAAATGGATTAGATATTAAATATCCAGCAATAAATAAAAAACTTCTTGATGAGATTGAAAAAAACGGTTTAGTATTAAGTGCTTATAAGGATGGAGAAAAAGCACGTAACTATACCTTTGTCCAAAGAAATGAGATTGTAGTTGCCTTAGGTGAAGTTTTAATTGTTACTCAAGCAGATGAAAAAAGTGGCAGTTTAACATCAGTAAAATATGCCCTTGAAATGGGAAAAAAGGTTTACACTATACCCCATAGATTAAATGAAAGTTTAGGTACTTTAAAGCTTGTGGAAAAAGGTTTAATTGAAGTGATTTATGATTTAGATAAATTTTTAGATAGATTTGGAAAAGTAAAAAAAGTAGAAGATGAATTCACTCTCTTTTTAAACTCTTTTCCAAGTTATGAAGAAGCAATAAGTAAATATTCTAATAAAATATTTGAGTATGAACTTGAAGGGAAAATCAAAATTGAAAATGGGAAAGTTTTTCTAATCTAA